The genomic region GGTCCCCTTCATCGTGGGCAGCGCGCTCAAGCTCGACCTGCGCACGATCGCCCTGCTGGTCAACGCGGACCTGCTGGTCGCCGGCATCGCGACGATCATCCAGGCGGTCGGCATCTCGAAGATCTTCGGCGTCCGCCTGCCGGTGGTCGCCGGTGCGACCTTCACCGTGGTGAGCCCGATGATCACCATCGCCGCCAAGCACGGGCTACCGACCGTCTACGGCGCGATGCTCTGTTCCGGCGTCTTCGGACTGCTCATCGCCAAGCCGTTCTCCAAGATGATCAAGTACTTCCCGCCACTGGTCTCCGGCACCGTGATCGCGATCATCGGCCTGTCGCTGATCGGCCCGGGAGCCGGGATGATCGCGGGGCACAACACCTCGGCCCCGGACTACGGCCAGGTCTCCCACATCGCCCTGGGCCTGGGCGTCATCGCGCTGATCGTCGTCTTCAGCAAGGTACTTCGCGGTTTCCTCGGCCAGATCGCGCCGCTGCTCGCGCTGGTCATCGGCACGCTGGCCTCGATCCCGATGCACCTGCTCAACCTCGACGGGGTCAAGTCGGCCGGCTGGTTCGGGATCTCCGCACCGTTCCACTTCGGCGCGCCGCGGTTCGACGCGGCGGCCATCATCTCCATGTGCATCGTCCTGCTGGTCACCTACACCGAGTCCACCGCCGACATGCTCGCGGTGGCCGAGATGACCGGCAAGGAGCTCACCGACGCGGACATCGCCCGGGGTCTGGCCACTGACGGTCTGTCGGCCGTGCTCGGCGGCTGCATGAACTCCTTCCCGGACACCGCGTACGCCGAGAACGTGGGTCTGGTGCAGATGACCGGGGTCCGCTCCCGCTGGGTGGTCGCCGTCGCCGGCTGCTTCCTGCTGGTCATGGGGCTGGTGCCGAAGGTCGGCGCGTTCGTCGCGGCCGTGCCGGAACCCGTGGTCGGTGGCGCCGCGCTGGTCATGTTCGCCATGGTGACCGCGGTGGGCGTCCAGACGCTGAAGAAGGTCGACTTCACCGGCAACCACAACTTCCTGGTCGTCGCCGTCTCCCTCGGCGTCGGCATGCTGCCGGCCGTGGCCACCGACCCCTTCGGCAACGAGGTCTTCTTCAAGAACTTCCCGGACTGGACCCAGACCATCTTCGGCAGCCCGATCACCCTCACCGTCATCCTGGCCTTCGGGCTCAACCTGCTCTTCAACCACCTCCACCTCGGGGCCCCGAAGCCGCCCGCCGGCGTGCCGCAGGAGCACGAGCAGGAACAGGAGCCGGAGCTGGAGCGGGAGACCGCGGCAGTCGCCGACCCGGACGACACCCAACCCTCGGTCGCCGCGGTCTGAGCCGGCGGCTCGCCGCGCCGGCCCGGGCACCCACCGCCGCCCGGCTCAGGCCGGGCTGCTGAGGGCCGCCAGGTCGGCGCGGGCCCGGGGCGCCTGCAGCGGGTTGAAGTACGGGTCCAGGCGCAGGGCTTCGGCCAGGTCGGCGCGGGCGGCGTCGTCCTGGCCCAGCGCGCGTTCGATCTCGCCGCGGTGGTAGGCGAAGAGGGCGCTGTGCCAACCGGTGTGCTGCGCCTGCCGGGCGAGTTCGAGCGCCTCGGGGTCGGCGCC from Kitasatospora azatica KCTC 9699 harbors:
- a CDS encoding nucleobase:cation symporter-2 family protein — its product is MQSTETDTPARPGPTQVHPVDEVLPPPRLAILGLQHVFIMYAGAVAVPFIVGSALKLDLRTIALLVNADLLVAGIATIIQAVGISKIFGVRLPVVAGATFTVVSPMITIAAKHGLPTVYGAMLCSGVFGLLIAKPFSKMIKYFPPLVSGTVIAIIGLSLIGPGAGMIAGHNTSAPDYGQVSHIALGLGVIALIVVFSKVLRGFLGQIAPLLALVIGTLASIPMHLLNLDGVKSAGWFGISAPFHFGAPRFDAAAIISMCIVLLVTYTESTADMLAVAEMTGKELTDADIARGLATDGLSAVLGGCMNSFPDTAYAENVGLVQMTGVRSRWVVAVAGCFLLVMGLVPKVGAFVAAVPEPVVGGAALVMFAMVTAVGVQTLKKVDFTGNHNFLVVAVSLGVGMLPAVATDPFGNEVFFKNFPDWTQTIFGSPITLTVILAFGLNLLFNHLHLGAPKPPAGVPQEHEQEQEPELERETAAVADPDDTQPSVAAV